The Procambarus clarkii isolate CNS0578487 chromosome 66, FALCON_Pclarkii_2.0, whole genome shotgun sequence genome has a window encoding:
- the LOC123750748 gene encoding jerky protein homolog-like has protein sequence MVQEQNISPEQIYNADETGLYWRMLPTDTMAHSGEDDPSGGYKQNKQRFSLWYCTNAAGTHKLKLLVIGISKKPRALKSARCLPVIYKDQPSMWMSRVIFVEWFNKNFVPEVKEHLKSVGLPENSKVVLLLDNSSTHPRGDELVNGNIIGMFLPPNSTSVIQPMEQGLINNLKHHYKMMFARRLNNQLGTIKDFYKVFTIKSAIWTIASAIGIKQTTLRNGWNKLWPTSSLFPEEDDEADFEGFAVKKVSERKKLRGTPSLCQGD, from the coding sequence ATGGTACAGGAACAAAATATATCTCCagagcaaatttataatgctgatgagacaggtttGTACTGGCGTATGCTACCCACAGACACAATGGCTCATAGTGGTGAGGACGATCCTTCAGGTGGTTATAAACAGAACAAACAGAGATTTTCTTTGTGGTACTGTACAAATGCAGCTGGCACGCACAAATTAAAATTACTTGTGAttggaattagtaaaaaacccagggctttaaagtcagccaggtgcctccctgtgatttataagGACCAGCCAAGTATGTGGATGTCTCGAGTAATATTTGTCGAGTGGTTTAATAAGAACTTTGTACCTGAGGTGAAGGAGCACCTGAAAAGTGTTGGTCTCCCGGAAAACAGCAAAGTTGTGCTGCTGCTAGATAACAGTTCAACGCATCCACGAGGTGATGAGCTAGTAAATGGTAATATTATTGGAATGTTCTTGCCACCCAATTCAACTTCAGTGATCCAACCCATGGAGCAAGGATTAATTAACAACCTTAAACACCACTACAAgatgatgtttgccagacgtctaaaTAATCAGcttggaacaattaaggacttttataaagtcttCACAATAAAGTCAGCTATCTGGACTATTGCTAGTGCAATAGGAATAAAGCAGACAACACTAAGAAATGGTTGGAACAAACTTTGGCCCACGTCAAGTCTGTTTCCTGAGGAAGATGACGAAGCAGATTTCGAAGGATTTGCAGTGAAGAAAGTTAGCGAGAGGAAAAAATTAAGAGGAACTCCTAGCCTATGTCAAGGGGATTAA